acttttcacaaattaatcacaaatataaaataggatTTTTCTAGCAATCACACGTCCGGACTTATGCAGGTGTTGCACGCAACACGTTCGGGAACCAACTAAGTCTTGGTCTAGTGCTTGCGGAGGCTGCAGTGACTGTGGCCGATTTGCTCACCGGCTTCCTATTTATTGGAAACCAGCAATGACGTATTTCATTCCTGTAAACCGTTCCTAAGCAACGGTGTATGGATTTTATCCCTGCGCCGATtcttctattataattttttttaaattgtattgattCACTTTTTTTTGCTCGGATCCCATAATTTCGATTGGAAGCCTTATAAATTGGTAATATCAATACCTATATGTTTAAATTGCGTTTTgacttcgattaaattatatagtattaaaaaatacatctatctaaatatataaaagaaagtcgtgttagttatactatttataactcaagaacggctgaatcgatttgactgaaaattgatggggaggtagcttagaaccaggaaaaggacataggataatttttacccctttttctattttttattccgcgcggacggagtcgcgggtaaaagctagtaggtatataaaagaaagtcgtgttagttatactactcttatttataactcaagatcggtcgaactgatttagctgaaaattgatgaggaggtagcttagaactaggagacggacataggaactttttttttatcttgtatgcattttttttattccgcgcggacgaagtcgcgggtaaaagctagtatttaatattaatctaaattGATAAATGCTATCATACATATATCAGCATATATTGTATTGTACAAAGCGTGGTGTAGGAAGCGACATCTGTAGATGTTATTGCCCGCAAACCAACAAGCTCGGTTACCCTTGCGTGCACTTGACCCTGCTTTAGCTGCCAAGGTTACGTTAGGAAAGTCTGTTGTCACAATCAATGAGGATTTTCCTCGAAGTATATCTGTTCTTCAGAGAGAATTATATTGTCGTACGTGCGTTTCTTCAATATACTGCAAtttagtaacattataaatgcgaatgttttgatgaatggatgcatggatgtttgttataaggaatctccagaacggctgcatatatggaaatttggtatagatgtagaacatagtatggaaggacacatagactataatttttttaatagctcGCAGATAGAGTCGCGTGCGTAAGCTAGTATACtgtaaatgcgaaattttattagatatgTTTCAATAGATGCAGTTCTTTtccgataaaaaaattctaatgaaaaaaaacatcattagATAGTCGGACGGATTTTATTATCAAGCAAAgtaaacaacaacaaaaacaacGTCACCTTCTTCGTTAATTTAAGGTATACATTTTgctactgttttatttattctaccATCCTCTAACTCTGGCACTGGTTCagctctgtttttttttaattgtatttgtcTTGGCATCGccatttattcattaaaaatgattaactTTTACTTAGtctctatttattaaatttaacaagttGATTACATGAATAGAAAGGCCGTAACTTGGACATTTCGTGGTGTATTTGTTGATAGatcgatgggtcctatgtgTATGGGGCAAAATAActaattgatgatttttacttttttttatcatgaaaACTACCTCTTAGATTAGTTAACAACATACACCTAAGTGAGTATTTTTTGCTGGAGTAAAAGTTTCTGTGAAGTCTATTTTCCGATATGGTcaaaactttgagagcctcacCTGACAAGTTGTCAAtgtgcacattggcccttattcataGAAGCCATCGAGATAAatcgtaaaaatttatatttattcaacagGTGAATCGGACGCAACAAGTGTGAGAGATAAGAGAGTATCAACCCAATTATCCGATGAATTAATCTTTACAAATCTTAACACATTTTCCATATGAAAaatcgtatttattttaaaactagctttaacccgcgactccgtccgcacggaataaaaaaaatgcacacaagataaaaaaaagttcctatgtccgtctcctagttctaagctacctccccataaattttcagctaaatctatatctttcattttatcgaatttggttttaattcttaattgtatttaaatttcatgcctactgataaatttttattgttaagacATATAGACTAGCTCTTGTCCGTGGCGCTACGTGCgtttcttacttatttttatcgcTGAAAcattattctttaatttatacataccGCATAAACATGTAGCCATCTCTGTCCATCTCTTTgagaaaacaaagaaaacagtATGTTTTGTAGTCGTATTTCGCCAcgagaattaataaaacatattacctCGGCAAACAATACTGTAATTTAATCTCCTACGTATTTTCTTATCCCAAGGGATTGGAAATATCGAACTCTTTCAAGACTAGTCTAGAACATTCTACAGGCGATTTGAcgtcatttgttttaacacTTTACTAACACGTTGAGAAGTTTACACCTGAATGACGTTCagatatgttaatttttattttctatatgaatattaaactatttatgaatacattaatcatcttttaataaatatatatattgaaataaattaacggTAAAAGAGTAACATTTGCACGGAACTGGAAAAGATAATGATCAATGTTCTATTATTTTACCATACTAAGGATCCTTTGTTAGACATATAACCAGTCCCTTATTGTAGACTTATCTTACTTAATCTACACTAAGTGACTGTAGTGACcataaaatttgattataaCTGCGAAACTCTAAAAAGAATTCTACTGGACGAATACTagtaacgccatctattgataaaacctattttaaatatttaatttctttttcttttttactgatctttacaaaaatgaatgaataataactaattataTTAGAAACTCAGTTAATTAtctcaaagattttttttctaaaatatgtaaaaaacgatcagtttattgaaaaataaaaaaaaataaaattgtgtacaAAGGCAAGATAAATTGTAAAGGTAATTGGAAGAttccttataaaatatttaagttgatTAACAGACTATTCATCAATCTATTTTTGGATGTATTGAATGTTCAATTTAcaaggagtttttttttttttataagagaagggggcaaacgagcagcgtgaacaccaaggtgttcatcgacgcccatggacatctgcaataccagaggaatcgcaaatgcgttgccggcctttgagatggtgatacgctcgcttcttgaaggaccctaagtcgtagttattataatttttcgaaCTCGCTAAATTAGGCCATCGTCTTGTGTCTAATATTGTAGCGTATTGGCATGAGCctacttcaaaataaatttatttacgatGGTGACATTTTTAAGAAGGGATCACGAAAACATTATATTCTCCCAAATAGAGTGAGATAAAGACTAGGGCATGATGATTTGCTGAATCTTGTCATCACTTTATTGTTCACCGAATCTATGAAATAAGACGTTCAGCGTCAAAGTACATTTCCACTGTTgtaacatttgtataaaaacttgtATGGTGCATAAACTACGATTTAATACCAATTTAATAAGTTGCAGTTAAGGGAATATTTTTCGCTGTAGACATATCACAGTACCATTTATGATATAAACGTCTTGatcctttttagccgacttcaaaaagaaggaggttatcaattcgactgaattttttttttatgtgtgttactgcgaatctctgcccctggtggtccgattttgataaaaaatattttaatcgaaaggaagtgcttgcagatgggtcccattttttgttttttttttttattatttgttgttttactAGTGTATCCGTCGATTTTCACTGCCAGAACACatgtattatttcattatctaTGTTTCTTTCATGatgataacatatttttgtaaaggttTTTTGAGAGTGAAAACTCAGGTATACGGAATACGTCATAAGAAGGAACGTAAGATGAGTAATGTCTTTTCAGTTCAGTGAACAAGCCACATGTTTCTTGCGTACTTTGATTATACGTCATtagaatatgaaatatttaagtattgcATTTTTACTTAAGTACGCAAACTTTTTAGTATCCGTTTCTTCAAATGGAAATGTAAGAACTTACACTTTCTTTTTTGTTGGAACACAATAGACTGCGACTTACCGTTTGTTGATTTCCCAAGCGATACTTTATTTACGAAATATGCACAAAATAGCAGTTGCACAAAATACAACCTTACTTTTCGTTTTAATTCCTCTTACATTAtactatttaatgttttaagaaTGCATAGATATTATACAAAGTCtttgattgtatttataaagaactagctttttcccgcgacttcgtccgcgcggaaaaaaaaaaaagaaaacggggtaaaaattatcctatgtcctattcctggttctaagctacctgcccaccaattttcagtcaaatcgattcagccgttcttgaattataaatggtgtaactaacacgactttcttttatatatatagatatatactagcttttacccgcgactccgtccgccgggataaaaaatagaaaacggggtaaaaactatcatatatccgtttcctggttctaagctatctgtccaccaattttcagtcaaatcgattcagccgttcttgagttataaatagtgtaactaacacgactttcttttatatatatcaatacatagtataaaacaaagtcgctttcgctgtatgtccgtatgtatgcttagatctttaaaactacgcaacggattttgacgcggttttttttaatagatagagtgattcttaaggaaggtttgtatgtataataaatgcataatatagtagagaaacactgataaatttaaagttttctaatgtgatgtcgtaaataagcacgtttttttgcgcttatattgcaaacgctggctgaaccctacgagatagaccaaaataatgtactacagtattgttcaccttaaaaagttcaacaaaaaagtccgcgatggtatatgtctatctcttagggacaacccagcataaccatttttattcttttacgaagtgattttaaacaatacagcattaatccttatccatttaagtaccttaaataaattgtgcatttattctgtagtaggtatattttgcattgcacccgtgcgaagccggggcgggtcgctagtagaTAGATATAAGATGATGAAGGGTAAGTTAAAAGAGCATAGAATTAGGAGTTTCAAGCCAAAATCGAATTATTGCGAATAATCGAATATTTAATGACAATCAAAGTCACACTGATTCaaatcaaatgaaatattgacattaagtcgtcaaaattttatttacattcggACTGCCATAttaattgcaatatttatataaaatttcttatcaAACTATACCacagtaattttacaaaatgtcagCGTCCTTAGATGCATCTTTAGACCCTATGGAGGAGATTCGGTTTAGAAAAAAACACGGTGGATTATGGGCGGAAATTCAAAAGAGTACACATTTTACCTTCGACGAGCTAGAAAGTGagtaagaaaataatagaCAGGACATTGCGAAAAACATCGTAAGCTCTAAAAGATGTACCACCGGCACAGTTTCAGTTTTTTAGGTTAACTTACATATAATGGTACTAACAATTACTCGTATTTGCGAttatggaaaaatatttaaaggaaaatgCTGGTATTGTCCGCTTTATCACTAATATTAGATTcgaatttctttgtttaacataaatttccaTTACTTAATAACTAACGTTATTTAGATTGCGTATAACTTATTGATGCGCATAATTAATCGTTGGTTTTATTCCTCATAAAGTTACATTTCTCTAGAGGAATTAAATGAGTGATTGCATTTAgaacaagtaataaatattttctagtaATATCCTACCTAGGCTAACAAGCCAAAATGGCTATATCCCGACCAGACAGAGTACatgcgtgaagtggaagtaattccgagTTTAGTGTGATGGCTATGTGTACCGGAGGCCTTATTTTAATCTCTTTTTATGcccaaaattttattgtaaggaAATGATGTGAAgagaaagtggatttggcagaaAAGGGGgcacataggaaggggaaataccGTTATCCTATGTCTAGGCAACGCATCCGCAATTCGCTTctatttcgacgaattcaCATGACcgcttgtaatataaaaaaggctAGACTAGTGCTggatcattataaaaaaaatgttctttcagatataatggttatattttttaaaatacaaaagagaGATGATAAACCAGTCGCGTCGGATCTTATATCGaggtaaatttttacaattatttatggaCGCGacgaatgaattaaaaaaaacgatataGCGGCTAACTTCTCTCACTTGTATTTTTAGATTGCGGCTCTCCCTTTGCGGATGAGTCTgtctatgtaatttatttttttcagagcCCACTTTAGAGACGTGTTACACACCGGTCTTGGAATGACAGATTCGTACATGATGGAGAGAGTAATGGTGGCACTGGACCGAGGGACCTCGCCCTACGTGACAATGGCAACTTTTGCGAAAGCCATGTCACTCTACCTTCGCGGCAGCTTGGAAGAGAGAATCACTTACGCGTTcactgtaattttatttcctaatttgtttttgtagtcttgattgattattttaaacgacATAAATTATGCTAGAGAATAAGGCCAACATTTTACATGTACCTACGTATGCATGGACTTCAGATAGAAAACCCGCTTTACAACATTTTCTTGTCAATCGATAATCGCTTTAACTtgttttcgtattttttttaaatctcttgTGTTTTAGTGCTATGATTTATTAGGAGAGGGTTATTTGCGACGGGAAACTATGTATCAATTGATGAAGAAAAGCTTGGCGAAAGCTTCAAGAGATGATGATGTAGAAGAAGCGGTTAAGGTAAGATATAATGGTCTTAGGGCTACCACATTACGTTTAACAGAAAGTGGAATTGTGATTCTATAGTTTATACATTATCGAAACAAAATCAATCTAGCCAATCCACCGTCCCTTTggggaaatatattttgattagtAATAGTACTGTGCAGTACATCAATATTTGTAGTTGgctaaattacatataatattaacgTGAGTTTCCACGGCCGAATtgattgtacaaaaatatatttctttgttctgtAAAAGGGAGAAATGgcaataagtttttgtttctACTTTCTTATGGTTAAAACGTTTGAGTGAAAGAGATGACATGCTTTATAAGAGATTCGCTATTTTGACCTTTACCTCTGCCGTTATTGATATTTTGGTAAAATGGAAAATCAGCGCCATCTGTGGGTCTACAAGAGAAGAGACTAAGACCAAAGCGTAAAAGAAACCTGATCTTTGTCGTGCTTCCTTGCTGAatcatagatggcgctattattaaaaaaattgtagtgcAATGGCTTATtcaatcttaaaaaataaaattttatttttaataacaggaACTTGTGGATATAATGTTGAAACGAATGGACGCTGATTTGGACGGAGTAATAAATTTCAACGATTTTTATGTTTCTGTGACTAAAACACCATCTCTACTGGAAAGTCTTGGTTATTGTCTGCCTGAGAGACCAGCCGTTTACGCTTTCGTATCTACATGGTGTCCCGCCTGGAAATCTATGTGAAGATAGTTTAACATACTGTATATAGTTCGTTCAACAAAGTTTGGCTCGCGGCACTTTCATAACTTAGGGTAAATTGGCACTTAAATAACTAgtacattaatattacatgTACCAAGCATGAGTATCAGGTGGGATCGTAATTAAACGATacgaatattattaataggtactagatattataattaaattgtggATATCGTTTATAAATGAACGACATCaattgatagaaaaaaaactgtacaTTTGCCATTTGatgtatttgataaaaacaaatggTGCCGCgcgtcaaattaatttaaaccatAAATCTCGATGTAATtggtattatattttcatattaaagtcATAAGATACAATtacactatatttttaaaatttattataatataataataatctaatatataaaattctcgtgtcacagttttcgtcaccgtactcctccgaaacggcttgaccgattctcatgaaattttgtgagcatattcagtaggtctgagaatcggtcaacatctatttttcattttttttaactgcacgcggacggaatcgcgggcgatagctagtgtaatatattcttttattaaataacaagtgTGTTTAAGTACTTTGCATATATTTCGATCAGGTCTGGCCATACTGGTCTGGTAGTGTCTGATAGTAGAGTGATCTTTGTGACCTATATCTATTATTGGCCGATGATAAGaccctaatttttttttgttcaaagtattatatattaacataataaaattgtctcgataattttatacaatagaCTGTCTGTAAATGAATTGTTCAAGAATATAAGCATAATCCGCCCCAACTCCGACAATTAACAAAGGGCtgtatgtttaattaattccttTGACTCTACCCTCGTAATAGAGTGCTATTCCCTACCAATTTTACTTTACTGatttgaaattcaaagatttgtGTAACTACGCATAAAGGATTTGATCAAAATGTCCCATCTATTCTATTTACATTTAGTCTGAaacgttaattaattttgttgtgcGAAATGGGTTCATGATTACAGTAACATTAAGTGGACATATTATTAACGTTATTTTAAGAAGTCAATTTAATCAACCTAATTATGACCGACTCACCTGTTTATTTTACCATTGTAAGGTGAACAGGtgcattgtaatttttttcacgaaagtaaaataaataaaaattattaaataagcaaGTCATCCAGAAGACTGACGtgaagagagagagagagagagagagaacaACAGTGAAATATATCTGTCACGGATACTTCACGTCACAAAATCTTCGTAAAGCTAGCCTATTCGTACATCATGGCCAATGTTTCCAAAGAAAGCTGTGTTTCCATTTGACTGTTATTagcttactagcttttacctgcgattCCGTCAGCATggatgaaaaaaaacttagtagcctatgtgtccaACATCTATACCAAAAGTTATCGAAATGcggccgttctggagatatcttgtaacaaacactcatccatccatctatccaaacatttg
This DNA window, taken from Papilio machaon chromosome Z, ilPapMach1.1, whole genome shotgun sequence, encodes the following:
- the LOC106717212 gene encoding EF-hand calcium-binding domain-containing protein 1, whose translation is MSASLDASLDPMEEIRFRKKHGGLWAEIQKSTHFTFDELENIMVIFFKIQKRDDKPVASDLISRAHFRDVLHTGLGMTDSYMMERVMVALDRGTSPYVTMATFAKAMSLYLRGSLEERITYAFTCYDLLGEGYLRRETMYQLMKKSLAKASRDDDVEEAVKELVDIMLKRMDADLDGVINFNDFYVSVTKTPSLLESLGYCLPERPAVYAFVSTWCPAWKSM